The Cyprinus carpio isolate SPL01 chromosome B17, ASM1834038v1, whole genome shotgun sequence genome has a window encoding:
- the LOC109110243 gene encoding uncharacterized protein LOC109110243: MSGRRSAKLLVIVSQDDSRKLLLPDGIPESVDELIEKVREAFGLNGRLRLQYQDKDFGDVFVNLTNTGELQSLGTLKIIPLPDEDSFTAQTNDGTQSNDDALSSVGSGDTDDTIILSPPGSETVSTRHQQWPKEFNIPRFSYDTELQLERGNAIFKANGTRLAVTPKMKSDILEKVCDEIYKYKSYPSSAHFCEVSEALIKKHPCLAEKGSFNGCYGWTQRLKMKMGNLRTQLKGLGCPEYLVNSLKTKASDHAFPAKNVKRPKRGEANHIPSLPAGETSANLEIERLALLKEVKKRQCIDNQRKMTKTFALRRQEIVENQPSVQELQERWPALFQQEEINAEFLRITTLPLQSRFMASLDRQSSQLLQVIRSKGGVLREKTKDTIKVMDQSLDIDIRREGLLKCLITYLGEDASCLIKEYQADQREEAEREFEKTTMAFFVIRETDALSHALDISIVIDGVEVLNELPSVACACAMMFGLIYALNLKYPEGLKYTFEAFQKIIMDIESKQMSRRVQNLSSKLQE, translated from the exons ATGTCAGGAAGAAGATCTGCCAAGCTTTTGGTGATTGTGAGTCAAGATGATTCAAGAAAGTTGCTTCTGCCAGATGGGATTCCCGAATCAGTGGATGAGCTCATTGAAAAAGTGAGGGAAGCTTTTGGATTAAATGGTAGATTAAGACTACAGTATCAGGACAAAGATTTTGGGGATGTATTTGTAAATTTGACGAACACTGGAGAACTTCAGAGTCTTGGCACTCTAAAGATTATTCCGTTGCCAGACGAAGACTCATTCACTGCTCAAACAAATGATGGGACCCAGTCTAATGATGATGCTCTGTCCTCCGTTGGCTCTGGCGACACTGATGATACAATCATCCTCTCACCCCCTGGCTCAGAAACAGTTTCTACAAGACATCAACAGTGGCCAAAAGAATTTAATATTCCACGCTTTTCTTATGACACTGAACTCCAATTAGAGAGAGGAAATGCTATTTTTAAGGCTAACGGAACAAGGCTGGCTGTCACTCCAAAGATGAAGTCTGATATTCTGGAGAAGGTTTGTGATGAGATATACAAGTATAAATCTTATCCCAGCAGTGCACACTTCTGTGAAGTTTCAGAGGCACTTATCAAGAAACACCCTTGCTTAGCAGAAAAAGGATCCTTCAATGGGTGCTATGGGTGGACACAGAGACTTAAAATGAAGATGGGAAACCTACGCACACAGTTGAAAGGTCTTGGATGCCCTGAATATTTGGTAAATTCTCTGAAAACCAAAGCCTCAGACCATGCTTTTCCAGCAAAAAATGTTAAACGACCTAAACGTGGTGAGGCCAATCATATCCCATCCCTACCTGCTGGAGAGACATCAGCAAACCTTGAAATTGAGCGCCTGGCACTTTTAAAGGAAGTGAAGAAAAGACAATGCATTGACAATCAGAGAAAAATGACCAAGACGTTTGCCTTACGCAGACAAGAGATTGTGGAAAACCAACCTAGTGTTCAAGAACTGCAAGAAAGATGGCCAGCTCTGTTTCAACAAGAGGAg ATTAATGCTGAATTTTTGCGCATCACGACCTTACCTTTACAATCGAGATTTATGGCCTCTTTGGACAGACAGAGCTCTCAGCTTCTCCAGGTTATTAGGAGCAAAGGTGGAGTCCTCCGTGAAAAAACTAAGGACACTATTAAAGTTATGGATCAG AGTTTGGACATAGACATCAGAAGAGAGGGCCTGCTGAAGTGCCTGATCACGTACCTTGGTGAAGATGCAAGCTGTCTGATCAAAGAATACCAG GCTGACCAGAGGGAGGAAGCGGAGAGAGAATTTGAAAAGACCACCATGGCATTTTTTGTGATCCGTGAAACTGATGCTCTTAGTCATGCACTGGACATTTCCATTGTCATTGACGGTGTGGAAGTACTAAATGAGTTGCCCTCTGTTGCATGTGCCTGTGCCATGATGTTTGGACTCATTTATGCACTGAACTTAAAATATCCTGAAGGACTCAAATACACCTTTGAGGCCTTTCAAAAAATAATCATGGACATAGAGAGTAAGCAGATGAGCCGAAGGGTGCAGAACCTCTCTTCAAAGCTGCAGGAGTAA